The Candidatus Babeliales bacterium genome includes a region encoding these proteins:
- the thpR gene encoding RNA 2',3'-cyclic phosphodiesterase yields the protein MRLFISIDLPQKELNYLKNIQNQLCIGKFFEGRLTKKEQLHITIKFIDQIEEKNISAIQNLLELISFEPFKICLGNLEVIVKDKQVRLIWITVLSKQLALLVQQIENILEPFVAIESRSYTGHITLARVTAVKDRQQLITHLNAIDIDSNICFITNEFNLKQSVLFQEGSEYHIIETFPLMVKKEE from the coding sequence ATGCGGTTATTTATAAGTATTGATTTGCCACAAAAAGAGCTTAATTATTTAAAAAATATTCAAAATCAATTATGCATAGGTAAGTTTTTTGAAGGTCGACTTACTAAAAAAGAACAGTTACATATTACTATTAAATTTATTGATCAGATAGAAGAAAAAAATATTTCGGCAATACAAAATCTGTTAGAATTAATTTCATTTGAGCCATTTAAAATTTGTTTAGGAAATTTAGAAGTAATTGTTAAGGATAAACAGGTACGTCTCATTTGGATTACTGTTTTAAGTAAGCAATTAGCATTACTTGTTCAACAAATTGAGAATATATTGGAGCCATTTGTTGCAATAGAATCGCGATCTTATACTGGTCATATTACATTGGCTCGCGTAACAGCAGTTAAGGATAGGCAGCAATTAATAACACATCTTAATGCTATTGATATAGATTCTAATATATGCTTTATAACAAATGAATTTAACTTAAAGCAATCAGTATTATTTCAAGAGGGTTCTGAATATCATATAATCGAGACTTTTCCATTAATGGTAAAAAAAGAAGAGTAG
- the tmk gene encoding dTMP kinase — MPVLERGIIIALEGIDGSGKTVLANSIFKALATESFSVLLTKEPGGSEIGKKIREMLQHQNLPIVPKAEYLLFAADRAQHFTEVIIPELARNKIIISDRLADSSVVYQGYAQDLDINMIKQINHWAMDGIEPDIVFYVEIEGLIAQKRREQRGAMSEFDKKSEMFFKKLIAGYETEFKNRNNVITLDGNKPTAILTQQAIDYIHSWIIKKNLLQ, encoded by the coding sequence ATGCCAGTTTTAGAGCGCGGCATTATTATTGCCCTCGAAGGAATAGATGGATCAGGAAAAACGGTACTTGCTAATAGTATTTTTAAGGCATTAGCCACTGAAAGTTTTTCTGTTTTATTAACTAAAGAACCAGGCGGTTCTGAAATCGGTAAAAAAATTAGAGAAATGTTACAACATCAAAACTTGCCAATAGTTCCAAAAGCTGAATATTTGTTATTTGCAGCAGATCGAGCACAGCATTTTACAGAAGTAATTATTCCAGAATTAGCGCGTAATAAAATTATTATATCTGATCGACTTGCTGATTCTTCAGTTGTTTATCAAGGATATGCCCAAGACCTTGATATCAATATGATAAAACAAATAAATCACTGGGCTATGGATGGCATCGAGCCTGATATTGTTTTTTATGTAGAAATTGAAGGACTTATTGCACAAAAAAGAAGGGAGCAACGTGGCGCAATGAGTGAATTTGATAAAAAATCTGAAATGTTTTTTAAAAAACTCATCGCTGGCTATGAAACCGAATTTAAAAATAGAAACAATGTTATAACATTAGATGGCAATAAACCAACTGCAATATTAACACAACAAGCGATTGATTATATACACTCATGGATTATCAAAAAAAATCTACTCCAATAA